The Streptomyces rimosus genomic interval GCGCTGCTGGGCCGGGCGGGCCTGCTGCCCGCGGCCGCCCTGGTCTTCCCCGCGCTCGGCGCGTGGCGCTTCCTGCTGCGCAAGCGGCCGTCGGGGCTGATGCTCCCGGCGATGGGCTTCGTGCTCTTCTTCAACCTGCTGTGTTTCTACGGGTCCACAGCGCTCGCGATCGGACGGTGAGACGGATGCAGCCGGTGATCATCGACGGGGTACGGATCTTCGACGGCACGTCGGTGCCGGGCATCGGCTCGGTGGAGTGCGCCGACGGCGTCATCACCCGCGTCGACACGGACCCGGGGTCTCGGCCGCCGTCGTCGGCCGAGGTGATCGACGGGACGGGCCGGACGCTGCTGCCGGGGCTGATCGACGCGCATACGCACGTGTTCGGCGCCGAGAGCAACCTTCAACAGGCGCTGGCCTTCGGCGTGACGACCGAACTGGACATGTTCATGGGCCCGCCGGAGGACACCAGGGCCCTGTGCCGGCTGGCCGGCGAGCGCCACGACCTCGCCGACCTGCGCAGCGCGGGCCTGCTGGCGAGCGCGCCGGGTGGGCATCCCGCCGTCACCATGCCGACGCTGCCGACCGTCGCCGGGCCCGGGCAGGCGGATGCCTTCGTCGCCGCCCGGCAGGCGGAGGGCGCGCACTTCATCAAGATCATGGTGGATGACGGCGTGAATCACGGGAGGTCGCTGCCCGCGCTGGAACCGGCGACCGTGACGGCGCTCGCCGACGCCGCGCGCCGCCGGGGCCTGCTCAGCGTGGCCCACGTCTCCGCCGTGTGGTCCGCGCGGCGCGCCCTCGACAGCGGTGTGGACGTACTGACGCACCTCCCGCTGGAAGCGGCCCTGGACGACGCCTTCGTCCGCCGGGCCGCGGAGGCGAGGCGCGTCGTCATCCCCACCCTGGCGATGCTGGAGGTGTCCGCGCCCCGGTCCGCCACCGGCGTCACCCGGTCTTTGGCCGACGGTCCACGGATCGCCGCCTTCCTTTCGGACCACGCCCGCGCCGCGATCACGGAAGGCCGCGAGGGCCTGTGCGTGGAACACCCCTTGCCCGCACACCGTTTCCGCCACGCCCTGTCGAGCGTGGCCCGCCTGCACCGGGCGGGCGTGCCGGTGCTGGCCGGAACCGACGCCAACCACCGGCCGGGACGCGCCTGCCCGGTCGTCCACGGCGCCGGTCTGCACGCCGAACTGGCCCTGCTCGTCGAGGCCGGCCTGACTCCGGCCGAGGCGCTCACCGCCGCCACCGCGGCACCGGCCGCGCGCTTCGGGCTGAGCGACCGCGGGGTGATCGCGCCGGGGCGGCGCGCGGACCTCGTACTCGTCGCGGGCGACCCCACCACGGACATCACCGCCACCCGCTCGATCGAGGCGGTCTGGCGGGGCGGCGTGCGCTTCGACCGCGAGGCGTACCGCGAGCGCGTCGCGTCGCGTACGGCGGCGTGAGCGGGACCCGTGCGCAAGACAGCACGAACGGCATGAGCGGCATCCACACGAATCGGAGAACGAACGGCATGAGCGACGGACCCGCACTCCTGGCCGGGGCCAGCAGTACCGCGCTGGTCGTGGGCATGGCCCGCGCCGCCGAGAGCCGACGGCCGGACCGGCTCTTCGAGGACCGCCTGGCCGGGCGGTTCCTCGACGCGGCGGGCCATGAACAGCAGGCGGTGTGGAGCGGCGGGCCGGGCGAGCGGTTCGCCGACGCCATGGGCGACTACTTCGCGCTGCGCACCCGGTACTTCGACGACTACTTCCGCCAGGCGTACGCGGCGGGCTGCTGCCAGGTGGTCGTGCTCGCGGCCGGTCTGGACACCCGCGCCTTCCGGCTGGACTGGCCGGACGAAACCCGCCTGTTCGAACTGGACCAGCCCGATGTGCTCGCCTTCAAGGAACACGTCCTGCGGGGCGAATCGCCGCGCTGCCGGCGCGAGGTGATCGCGGCGGACCTGCGCGAGGACTGGACCGTACCGCTGGCCGGGCACGGCTTCCGCACGGACGAGCCGACGGCCTGGCTGGTCGAAGGCGTACTGGTCTACCTCACCGAGGACGCGGCGGACCGTCTGCTGGGCCGGATCAGCGCGCTGTCGGCGCCGGGCAGCCACCTCGCCATGGAGCACGTCACCCGGTCGATGATCAACTCGGACCAGGCGCGGCAAGCGGCGGCGGCCTCGCCGGAAGGCGTCGTGAACCTGCTGTCCTCGCTGTGGACGAACGAGATGACGCGCCCGCCCGGCGACTGGCTCGCCTCCCACGGCTGGAGCGCCACCGAAGAGCCGCTCACCGGCCTGGCCCGGGGTCACGCCCGGCCCGTCCCGCCGGCCTTCGACCCGGCGTCGCCGGGGACCGGGCGGGTGAGCCTGCTGTCCGCCGTCCGATGACGGCGGCCCGATGACGGCCGCCGGAGGCCCCGGCGGCCGGTACGTCACCTATCAGGAGGAGTTCACATGGAGCACACGGAACACATCAGACTCGGAAGCCGAGCGGAAGGCGTGAACGGAGCGGCAGGCGGCACCGGGCGGGTTCGCCGCGCCGCGCTGGCGCTCGTGGGCGCGGCCGTGCTGGCGGCCGTGACGGTGACCCCGGCCCAGGCCGAGCCCGGCGAGACCAAGACGCTGTGCCGGTCCGAGGTCACCCCGTCCGGATGGCTTGAGGTGCGCTGGGGCAAGAGCGAGGCCTGCGGGGCGACCGACATCCCCAACATCAAGACCATCACGCAGGTGGCCGGCCTGCCGGTCGGCTCCCGGGTCGAGGTATGCGCCACCATGGTGCCGCCGGAGGGCTGGCAGCCGGTGAGCACGTCCTACAGCGTCGACTGCCGGACGAGCCTGGGCCCGGGGACGTACAACAACAGGTGGGTGCTGGAGCGGGTTTCCTGACCCGGTAGCGATAGCGACCAACAGTTGAACCGCAGTTGCGAGCGGGCCTGGCCGGGCAGACGTCCGCTGCCCGGCCAGGCCGGTGGCAAGGTGCCCCACCCGCCCGGCGGCTGCCGGTACCGTTGCTGGCGGTGTGACGTCTCAGGCCCGCCGGGACCACTCCGGGTCCAGACGGTCGGTCAGGCCGGCGGCGGCGAAGGCGGCTTCCAACTCCTCGCGGCCTTCCGTGAAGTGGGCCCAGCTGTCGTGGTGGACGGGAACGACACGGCGGGCACCGAGGATACGGGTGG includes:
- a CDS encoding amidohydrolase family protein, with translation MQPVIIDGVRIFDGTSVPGIGSVECADGVITRVDTDPGSRPPSSAEVIDGTGRTLLPGLIDAHTHVFGAESNLQQALAFGVTTELDMFMGPPEDTRALCRLAGERHDLADLRSAGLLASAPGGHPAVTMPTLPTVAGPGQADAFVAARQAEGAHFIKIMVDDGVNHGRSLPALEPATVTALADAARRRGLLSVAHVSAVWSARRALDSGVDVLTHLPLEAALDDAFVRRAAEARRVVIPTLAMLEVSAPRSATGVTRSLADGPRIAAFLSDHARAAITEGREGLCVEHPLPAHRFRHALSSVARLHRAGVPVLAGTDANHRPGRACPVVHGAGLHAELALLVEAGLTPAEALTAATAAPAARFGLSDRGVIAPGRRADLVLVAGDPTTDITATRSIEAVWRGGVRFDREAYRERVASRTAA
- a CDS encoding SAM-dependent methyltransferase, which produces MSDGPALLAGASSTALVVGMARAAESRRPDRLFEDRLAGRFLDAAGHEQQAVWSGGPGERFADAMGDYFALRTRYFDDYFRQAYAAGCCQVVVLAAGLDTRAFRLDWPDETRLFELDQPDVLAFKEHVLRGESPRCRREVIAADLREDWTVPLAGHGFRTDEPTAWLVEGVLVYLTEDAADRLLGRISALSAPGSHLAMEHVTRSMINSDQARQAAAASPEGVVNLLSSLWTNEMTRPPGDWLASHGWSATEEPLTGLARGHARPVPPAFDPASPGTGRVSLLSAVR